Proteins encoded in a region of the Bactrocera tryoni isolate S06 chromosome 4, CSIRO_BtryS06_freeze2, whole genome shotgun sequence genome:
- the LOC120775547 gene encoding uncharacterized protein LOC120775547, giving the protein MKRRNLLLKLCALLTTLSWQLTACSVVHADHSPVQDDLDAALADSFSKGLANSTDLVRAVRESIRQHELLQQRNKHRRSKRAIKRVCYGELGCFEDSGPFAYLEMLPSPPQDINTKFYFYSTKNRSERPLMELPFLNMTDAFAKVARSSHSIRRRAGSVSDTDANSSTTTTTTTTTTTTQRSVFKSTPLTLDELHGFDELSVRVIVHGFGSACPHVWIYEMKTALMAVEDCIVICVDWENGATFPNYVRAAANTRLVGKQLAMLLQNLKQYKGLNLTRTHIIGFSLGAHVSGFAGAELPGLARITGLDPAGPLFEAQHPKVRLDNSDADFVDVIHSNGENLILGGLGSWQPMGHVDFYPNGGRVQTGCSNLFVGAVTDFIWSAQTADEEEGRSLCNHRRAYKFFIDSVAPRCMFPAYPCNSYDDFIKGDCFPCAQNDDDVAEGVPRCGNMGYYADRSTGRGQLYLLTREEEPFCAHQFKLEIFNSFNDLPLRTIGRLEATLEGEGGLNETFKISEKDDSEFFAGDIVSKIIVPHPALGFPTTLSLHYKSYSGWLSKGLPHWDIDKVVLTDSFGRSHSLCKPSTKLSSGTPVRLKLLTGNCELENQEEYGTYNVPTTSVPDSNGQESVDNLETDSIDAAKQSKDYFNLGTSFRLDQNNTYSDNDLPWQPIFEGTNSLDKEVGESSRSLSVEPTEIFEPVLNDRRLGLKNARNLQEYGVTTEEIVEPVLKATTPRVKKAKEIVFTDSPLDTKKPEIIKITPITVRNGPELSKQNSQEEVITVQLLPFRLGDLLQRAERYARETLLPLISVQAPKFFGFNVGGSPASSTEQPATLKEEPRKPRYIPRFEEASFLRDKRVEENRPVHKPVSDFAVSESRTQRNIFKLLRPDNLEKATTSIDSSVDRSGQKRALSYYTNMMLSESRALRPEDPSYEPVFIELPTYRPGKATNQKSVERKP; this is encoded by the exons ATGAAGCGGAGGAATTTACTGCTGAAGCTGTGCGCATTGCTGACAACGCTGTCATGGCAACTGACAG CTTGTTCAGTAGTACATGCGGACCATTCACCTGTCCAAGATGATCTCGATGCTGCGTTAGCGGACAGTTTCTCTAAAGGATTAGCTAACAGCACTGATTTAGTGCGTGCCGTACGGGAATCTATAAGACAACATGAACTCCTGCAGCAACGTAATAAACATCGCAG ATCGAAGCGTGCAATCAAACGCGTTTGTTATGGCGAACTCGGCTGTTTTGAGGACTCCGGACCGTTTGCTTATTTGGAAATGCTGCCCTCGCCGCCGCAAGATATCAACACCAAATTCTATTTTTACTCTACAAAAAATCGTTCCGAACGTCCACTCATGGAGTTGCCGTTTTTGAATATGACTGACGCTTTTGCCAAAGTCGCACGATCTTCGCATTCTATACGACGCAGAGCCGGTTCAGTAAGTGATACAGATGCAAATAGTTCCACCACAACGACTACGACGACAACCACCACCACGACACAGCGTAGCGTCTTTAAAAGTACGCCACTGACGCTCGACGAATTGCATGGTTTCGATGAATTGTCGGTACGCGTGATCGTGCACGGTTTCGGTTCGGCTTGTCCGCATGTGTGGATCTACGAAATGAAAACGGCGTTGATGGCGGTG GAAGATTGTATTGTTATCTGCGTGGACTGGGAGAACGGTGCGACTTTCCCGAATTACGTGCGTGCTGCAGCCAATACACGTCTTGTGGGCAAACAACTGGCCATGCTTTTGCAGAATCTGAAGCAGTACAAGGGTCTCAACTTAACGCGCACGCATATAATCGGTTTCAGTTTGGGGGCACATGTGTCTGGCTTCGCTGGCGCTGAATTGCCAGGTTTGGCTCGCATTACGGGTTTGGATCCAGCCGGTCCACTGTTCGAGGCACAACATCCCAAAGTGCGTTTGGATAATTCGGATGCGGACTTTGTGGACGTTATACACTCGAACGGTGAGAACTTAATACTTGGTGGACTCGGCTCGTGGCAGCCAATGGGACATGTGGATTTCTACCCGAATGGTGGACGTGTACAAACGGGCTGCTCAAATTTATTTGTGGGCGCCGTAACGGATTTCATTTGGT CTGCACAAACTGCCGATGAGGAGGAGGGTCGTTCACTCTGTAATCATCGACGTGCCTATAAGTTCTTCATTGACTCAGTCGCTCCGCGCTGCATGTTTCCAGCTTATCCGTGCAATAGCTATGATGACTTTATCAAAGGCGATTGCTTCCCCTGCGCTCAAAATGACGATGACGTTGCTGAAGGTGTACCAAGATGCGGCAACATGGGCTACTACGCTGATAGGTCCACTGGCCGTGGACAACTGTACCTACTAACAAGAGAAGAGGAACCATTCTGTGCGCATCAATTCAAGCTGGAAATATTCAATTCCTTCAATGATTTGCCGCTACGCACTATCGGACGCTTGGAGGCGACGCTTGAAGGCGAAGGTGGATTAAACGAAACCTTCAAAATATCGGa AAAAGACGACTCTGAATTCTTCGCTGGAGATATTGTTTCAAAAATCATTGTTCCACATCCCGCCTTAGGTTTTCCAACCACACTTAGTTTACACTACAAATCCTATAGTGGTTGGTTGTCCAAGGGACTGCCGCACTGGGACATTGATAAGGTAGTTTTAACCGACAGCTTTGGACGCAGTCATTCCCTCTGTAAACCATCGACTAAGCTTTCATCGGGTACACCTGTGCGTCTAAAGCTGCTTACTGGTAATTGTGAATTGGAGAACCAGGAAGAATATGGTACTTATAATGTGCCTACTACCTCGGTGCCGGACTCTAATGGACAGGAGAGTGTAGACAATTTGGAAACCGATAGTATAGATGCCGCCAAACAAAGTAAAGACTATTTCAATCTCGGTACTAGTTTCCGACTGGACCAAAATAATACATATTCTGACAACGATTTACCCTGGCAACCTATATTCGAAGGTACTAATTCGCTAGACAAAGAAGTTGGTGAATCTAGTCGCAGTTTATCCGTCGAACCAACTGAAATTTTCGAACCCGTTTTGAACGACCGCCGCTTGGGGCTTAAGAATGCACGTAACCTGCAGGAATATGGTGTAACCACGGAAGAGATAGTTGAGCCCGTTTTAAAGGCGACTACACCACGTGTGAAGAAGGCAAAGGAGATTGTCTTCACAGACTCGCCGCTGGACACAAAGAAAccggaaattattaaaattacacCGATCACTGTGCGCAATGGACCCGAGCTATCGAAGCAGAACTCACAGGAGGAAGTCATTACTGTGCAATTGCTGCCCTTCCGTCTCGGAGATTTACTACAACGTGCAGAGCGTTACGCACGCGAAACGCTCCTACCGTTGATCTCTGTGCAAGCGCCGAAATTCTTTGGCTTCAATGTAGGCGGCTCACCAGCAAGTAGTACTGAACAGCCAGCTACCCTTAAGGAAGAACCCCGTAAACCACGCTATATACCACGTTTTGAGGAGGCGTCCTTTTTGCGTGACAAACGTGTCGAGGAAAATCGCCCTGTTCACAAACCGGTTTCAGATTTCGCAGTATCTGAGTCCCGAACGCAGcgtaatattttcaaactcTTAAGACCGGATAATCTGGAAAAAGCAACGACTAGTATTGACAGTAGTGTTGATCGCTCGGGTCAAAAGCGTGCGCTTAGCTATTACACCAATATGATGCTCTCTGAATCGCGGGCATTACGGCCGGAAGATCCCAGTTATGAGCCAGTATTCATAGAGTTACCCACCTATAGGCCAGGAAAAGCGACGAACCAAAAGTCGGTTGAACGAAAACCCTGA